GTTGAAAATGCCCTGCAGGCCGATGGTGCGGCTGAAAAAAGGTTTGACAGACTGATTGCCGGCGCCGGCCCAGATCCCCGAATTTTCCAGAAAAAACTGCCGCCGCTCCGGAAAGAAAATGTTGAACCGCTCCAGGTTATTGACCGCCAGATCCACATCGGCCTGGGCAAAATCGGTATTGAAGGTCAGGTCCACGACCGAGCGTGGATTGATCGCCCATTTGATATCGCCCCCCAGTTTCACGTTGCTATCTGTGCTGCGCTCGCCTCCCGCTTCGGCATCTTCAAACTGGTAGAGCAGATACGGCTCTATGCGCACGTTGGCGCTGGGTTCCGGCACGGTCAGGCCGGTCAGCTCAGCGGCATAGGTCATTCGGTAAGGCGAAAACGATTGAGGAATGGCCGGAAATACCGTCTGCTCGTAGTCGCGGCGGGCCAGTCGGGTGAAGGTGATACCCCAGGTCACCGAGTCGGTTTGCGTAGGACGCTCGTACCGCAGGGATTTGAACGGAATGGCAAACTCGGCGAAGTACCCCGAATCGGTTGGGTGGGTGCGTACCATCCAGAGGGCATTCCAGTCGTTATCCGTGTTGTTGTCGTTGAAGTTTTGCAGGTCGCGCTGGTTCCCGTAGGGCGTGGTTTGAAACGACACGCAGTACTGCTTGAGGTGCTGCGGATCGAGTTGAATGCCGAAAATGTCGTTCTCTCCCCAATTAAAATCCCGGCGTAAATCCTGTGCCCGCACCCCTTTTTTGCCCAGCGAATCGGCACAAAACACGCCCACGTAGAGGTTTTTCTCATTGAAAAGCACACGAACCGCCGTAGCATAGCGGTAATCTCCCCCCTGCCGAGGCTCAATCCGGAAAAAGCGTTCGATGACCGGCGCCTGCTGCCAGGCCGCCTCTGTCAACTCGCCGTCTACTTTGATGTTTTCCTCCGTACGGACAGCCCGAATCGTCTCTGGGATGGCCGGGGGGGGGAAGTTTTCGGCCGGTTGCTGGGCTACCACGGCCATCATCCGAAAAAGAAAAAAGCAGCAGAGAAGAGGTCGTATCATAGGTTAGCAATTTCCTTTCAGGTTGATCTATTGTGCCAACAAAAAGATTTATGCTGCCGTAAAAGAGCTCTCATTTGCGCCCTCATCTTTTGCACTGCCTATCTTGTAAGTCCGAACATCAGGCAATACTATTATTGCAACAATGTTGCAATAATAGTAAATAATTCACAAATGCAACTCAATTGCACTTGCGATTAATGACTTGATTGATCTCTTTAACTCCAAGTAGCGCACGCTGCATTCTTCCTAATCGTATTAACGCCCCCTCCTGATCCGCGTCAGTATACCTCGGCCTCGTCCAGGATGTAATTGCACTGGTTGATGTCGTCCTGGTTGAGCTTCAGCTTGCCCTGGATGGTTACCACCTGGTCCATCTTGAACCGGGGATGACCGGGCTTGAGCCGGAGCTCTACAATAGATTCCGGGCCGCCCGTCCCACAGAAAAAGCAGGAAGAGTAGGGATTGCTGGAAAGGATGAACATATTCTCTTCGGGCAACAGGGGCAGCATGTACCCCTTCAGGTACACCTCTTTTCCTTCCAGGGCTTTCACCGAAGCGCCGAAGTGGGGAACGTAGTACGAGGCACCAGCCTCCTTGTGGTACCGGCTGGTAAAGCGCACGTCACGCAGGGTTTCCCAAGTGATCTGGGTTTGTGCCCAGACGGGCGTCGTGATCAGCATCAGGAGAAAGATCAGGAGTCTAGGCATCGGCCAGGGTTTTTGATAAGTTCAGATGAAATACGCGGATGGCGGGCAATAGCGAAGCCAGCAGTCCCAGGCCCAAGGCGATCACCAGCAGCCACCCCTCTTCCGGCAGCCAGGCCCCGCCTGAAAAGGGATAGTGGTACCCGGCTTCCATCAGATGGGACACCAGCCACAGTCCGATGCGGCTGAACAGCATGCCCAGCAGAAACCCGCTCCCTGTCAGCAGAAGTCCTTCCTGTACGATGAGGCCGACCAGTTGCCAGCGGGTCGCCCCGTAGGTACGCATCAGGGCCATTTCGTAGATCCGCTCGCTCAGGGCGGTGTAGAGGCTGATGAAGACGCTAAGTCCTGATACGGACATGATCACCAGCGCCAGGGCCTGGAGCGTATCGACGCCTACGCCGATCAGACTGAACAGACGGCTGATTTCGTAGACAGGCACCGCCGCCTGCATGTTGGTGTCTTGGTTGACCATGCGGGGCAGTTGCACCATGCCCAGGGGGCTGCGGAAGCGGATGAGCATCGCCGTGATTTCCCGCTCCGCTTCCTTCTTATGTTCTTCATGGTCCAGAGGATGAGCTTCTTCTCCCAACTCTGCTTCTTCTTCGTGTGCTTCGTGCTCCAAAGGATCAGCTTCCTCTCCCTCCTCATGGTGGTGGATCTCCCACACGCTTTCGGTCGCGGTAAGAATGAGTTGGTCCAGCACGGAATAGGTGTAGTCCAGGAGGCCGACGACCCGATAGGCATGTGCTTCGTGGGCTTCGCCGCCTTCTTCCAGGCCATGGGTCCCCGCAAAGGTGTCCCCCACCTTCAGGTGCAGATTTTCGGCGACCGTCGCGCCGAGGGTCACCTCGAACGGTGCCTGCCACAGCCGCCCACGGGCGACCGTCGCGTCGTACAACTGCGGGTACTGGTCAGTCGTCCCTACAATTCGATAGCCCTGGTAACTGTCGCCGTACGCAAGGGGGATGCCGGAAGCCACGAGCGGATGGGCTCGGAGCCGTTCGGCCTCCTCCAGGGAAATATTGCCCGTCGGGGCATCGAGATGATACACGGCCGAAAGAATGAGTTGCAGCGGGCTCCCTTTGGCTCCTACCACCATGTCAATGCCTCGCACCTGGTTTTCCAGTTGCTGTTGTACATGATGATTCACCTGCACCAGAAAGGCGATCATGCCTACGCCCAGCGACAGTAAGACCAGGCTGAGGGCGGTACTGAGCGGTCGGCTCATCAGGCTCCGGTAGCTCAAGGTGAAAAGGTTCATAGCTCAAGGAGATGCGGAAAGGGATCTTTCAGCCGCCGATCGTGCGTAATGATAATCAGTTGCGCCCCGGACGCCAGCGCCTGCTGCTTCAGCAAGGCGGCCACCCGCCCGGCGTTCCGATCGTCTAGGCTGGCCGTCGGTTCATCAGCCAGGATCAGGCGCGGACGGTTGACCACCGCCAGGGCCAAGGCGGCGCGCTGCTGCTCGCCCTGACTCAGCCGGTGCGGCTTCTCGTGGAGCTTATGGCTCATCCCCAGGCTGTGGAGGACTTCCCTGATCCGGTTTTTGTCCTGCTTCTTTCCAGCCAGCAGCTGTATCAGTGTCAGGTTTTCTTCCAGCGAGAGGGCCCGCACAAAATGCGGCCGTTGAAAGACCAGCCCTATGTACTGCCCCCGGAAACGATCCCGCTGTCGGGATGAAAGTTCATGCAGCGACGTATCCAGCAGCTCCACCTGACCCGACTCGGGTCGCAACAAACCCGCCATCAGGTGCAGCAACGTCGTTTTTCCGACCCCGGATTCACCCACGATCAGCAGGTCTTCCCCGGCGTTCAGCTCGATGTCCGGAAAACGGAAGTAAGCCGTCTTGTTGTAGGTAAACACCAGCGATCGGGTTCGGAACATAGGCCTCAAAAGAAACACAAACATACCCAACGCCATTTCAAAAACGCAACTATGTTGCATTTAAATCTCAATGCGCTATATTTGCAACATTGTTGCATAAAAGGCACTTGAGATGAAAGATCAATTCATGGGGCTTCACTGGGATTTTGTCGGCTTCAGCGCCTCATTGCTCTGCGCTTTCCATTGTGCGGCCCTTCCCTTTTTGCTTAGCTTGGCTCCATTAGCCGGACTTCAATTTCTACACACGCCCTGGATAGAATACACGATCCTCCTGGTAAGTTTTCTGGTAGCGTCTTACGCATTGATACAGGGCTACCGCCGGCACCATCACAAACCCACGGCTTTACTCCTGGTTACCTTCGGATTTCTCCTGATCAGTACCGGTCATTTCTTGCCTGGAGAGTGGCAGGAACTTTTACTATCCTCCGGTGGAGCCATCCTTATCGCGCTGGCTCACCTGCTCAACTGGAAACTAATCAGACAATCACCTACGGAGTTGTCCACCGCTCGCACTAACAAAACGTTTCAACCCACTCAATGAAAAGAAATAAAATTCCAGTGACGGTGCTCAGCGGCTTTCTGGGAGCCGGCAAAACGACTGTACTTAACCACGTGCTGCATAACCGGCAGGGCCTGAAAGTGGCCGTGATCGTCAACGACATGAGCGAAGTCAACGTAGATGCCCAATGGGTACA
This region of Catalinimonas alkaloidigena genomic DNA includes:
- a CDS encoding DUF3299 domain-containing protein, with translation MPRLLIFLLMLITTPVWAQTQITWETLRDVRFTSRYHKEAGASYYVPHFGASVKALEGKEVYLKGYMLPLLPEENMFILSSNPYSSCFFCGTGGPESIVELRLKPGHPRFKMDQVVTIQGKLKLNQDDINQCNYILDEAEVY
- a CDS encoding ABC transporter permease; amino-acid sequence: MNLFTLSYRSLMSRPLSTALSLVLLSLGVGMIAFLVQVNHHVQQQLENQVRGIDMVVGAKGSPLQLILSAVYHLDAPTGNISLEEAERLRAHPLVASGIPLAYGDSYQGYRIVGTTDQYPQLYDATVARGRLWQAPFEVTLGATVAENLHLKVGDTFAGTHGLEEGGEAHEAHAYRVVGLLDYTYSVLDQLILTATESVWEIHHHEEGEEADPLEHEAHEEEAELGEEAHPLDHEEHKKEAEREITAMLIRFRSPLGMVQLPRMVNQDTNMQAAVPVYEISRLFSLIGVGVDTLQALALVIMSVSGLSVFISLYTALSERIYEMALMRTYGATRWQLVGLIVQEGLLLTGSGFLLGMLFSRIGLWLVSHLMEAGYHYPFSGGAWLPEEGWLLVIALGLGLLASLLPAIRVFHLNLSKTLADA
- a CDS encoding ABC transporter ATP-binding protein yields the protein MFRTRSLVFTYNKTAYFRFPDIELNAGEDLLIVGESGVGKTTLLHLMAGLLRPESGQVELLDTSLHELSSRQRDRFRGQYIGLVFQRPHFVRALSLEENLTLIQLLAGKKQDKNRIREVLHSLGMSHKLHEKPHRLSQGEQQRAALALAVVNRPRLILADEPTASLDDRNAGRVAALLKQQALASGAQLIIITHDRRLKDPFPHLLEL
- a CDS encoding MerC domain-containing protein produces the protein MKDQFMGLHWDFVGFSASLLCAFHCAALPFLLSLAPLAGLQFLHTPWIEYTILLVSFLVASYALIQGYRRHHHKPTALLLVTFGFLLISTGHFLPGEWQELLLSSGGAILIALAHLLNWKLIRQSPTELSTARTNKTFQPTQ